The following are encoded in a window of Catharus ustulatus isolate bCatUst1 chromosome 12, bCatUst1.pri.v2, whole genome shotgun sequence genomic DNA:
- the MRPS11 gene encoding 28S ribosomal protein S11, mitochondrial, with product MSPPAPGVPRAPLPARAGAAAISAAMAVAGQRVLGWGARAAAALCRGLRTGPPRLQGTAGAAAKETEKQSATEQSSSVLQRNSVRWDGKVYEEVPIAHIKATYNNTHIQVVSFDNRPFSRTSCGTEGFQNAKKGTAIAAQTAAMAAAVKARTKGVLHVRVMVKGLGPGRKAAIKGLTMGGLEVISITDNTPVPHNGCRPRKARRL from the exons atgtcccctcctgctcccgGCGTGCCCCGCGCGCCGCTCCCCGCGCGGGCCGGAGCCGCCGCCATCAGCGCCGCCATGGCGGTCGCCGGGCAACgcgtgctgggctgggg ggcccgcgccgccgccgccctgtGCCGCGGGCTCCGCACCGGCCCCCCGAGGCTGCAGGGCACGGCGGGGGCGGCTGCCAAGGAGACGGAGAAGCAGAGCGCGACCGAGCAGAG CTCTTCAGTCCTGCAGAGGAACTCCGTGAGATGGGATGGCAAGGTTTATGAAGAGGTCCCGATAGCTCACATCAAAGCAACGTACAACAA CACCCACATCCAGGTGGTGAGCTTTGACAACCGGCCGTTCTCCCGCACGTCCTGCGGCACAGAGGGCTTCCAGAACGCCAAGAAGGGCACTGCCATCGCAGCACAGACCGCAGCCATGGCAGCGGCAGTG AAAGCACGTACCAAGGGGGTATTGCACGTGCGAGTCATGGTGAAAGGACTGGGACCAGGACGCAAA GCTGCCATCAAAGGGCTGACAATGGGAGGTTTGGAGGTCATCTCCATCACAGACAACACCCCAGTCCCCCACAACGGCTGCCGCCCACGGAAAGCCAGGAGACTGTGA
- the MRPL46 gene encoding 39S ribosomal protein L46, mitochondrial → MAAPLARRAAGSARGVCSAAAQRPWRLFGAMCLLRLPRITQPLEKEEEEVAALMEQIELEKSHYSDHEIRKLEEEEALRRKKESSYDEDEARGKTVIMAQDLEEKWEQKFLSFKAAPRITDADKNNDRTSLSRKLDSNLMLLVKQKIGNQELWLLPQVEWQPGETLRNTAERAMATFLGDHIQAKVLGNAPYGIYKYKFPRAIRTENNVGAKVFFFKAYLQSSDLSRAELKADYLWVTKKELGDYLKSEYLKKVNRFLLDL, encoded by the exons ATGGCGGCGCCCCtggcgcggcgggcggcgggcagCGCTCGGGGCGTTTGTAGCGCTGCCGCCCAGCGCCCGTGGAGGCTCTTCGGGGCGATGTGCTTGTTGAGGCTGCCCCGAATCACGCAGCctctggaaaaggaggaggaagaggtggCGGCGCTCATGGAGCAG ATAGAGCTGGAGAAGAGCCACTATTCAGATCATGAAATCCGtaagctggaggaggaggaggcgctcaggaggaagaaggaaagctCGTACGATGAGGACGAAGCGCGGGGCAAGACGGTCATCATGGCTCAGGACCTGGAGGAGAAGTGGGAACAGAAGTTCCTGAGCTTCAAAGCTGCCCCACGGATAACAG ATGCTGATAAAAACAACGATCGAACCTCGTTGAGCAGGAAGCTGGACAGCAACCTGATGCTTCTGGTGAAACAGAAAATTGGTAaccaggagctgtggctcctGCCTCAAGTGGAGTGGCAGCCTGGAGAGACACTACGGAACACAGCTGAGCGAGCCATGGCTACGTTTTTGG GAGATCACATTCAAGCCAAAGTCCTGGGGAATGCACCATATGGGATTTACAAGTATAAATTCCCCAGGGCCATCAGAACTGAGAATAACGTGGGAGCCAAAGTCTTCTTCTTCAAAGCCTACCTCCAAAGCAGTGATTTGTCCCGGGCAGAGCTGAAGGCAGATTACCTGTGGGTCACAAAGAAGGAGCTGGGAGATTACCTGAAGTCAGAATACCTGAAAAAAGTCAATAGATTCCTCCTGGACTTGTAA